In the genome of Aspergillus flavus chromosome 8, complete sequence, one region contains:
- a CDS encoding ankyrin repeat-containing domain protein: protein MTRRAALPSEIVLLIVEKLDLPTLCSFLKAFPDFVPLLSTVHFSIRDESGNCILHILAAEGEQELLLQVLRCKVALPNARNKYMDTPLSLAVSRGHLLVVEALLNRLDVDTNFTNDRGRTLLHVAALNGHVSVMEMLIHWTGLDINEQDDRGQTAVSLAAEHGQERAVAFLVTKADTNHVEINALDHRRSTPLCYAAYNGNPFTIELLIARNDVDLYCGTYDNRFPLSLAVESGNCTTIKLLLNRMRQQNPKVTGEVDHQFSAELNRSDLWGRTPLFIATEQGREDMVGLLVSLPEVDVNARTIRYGQGTALASAAKNGRENIVQLLLSRPDIDIGARDIHGRTPIQLATLEGHKSIALMLQRFHLDPDSEV from the exons ATGACCAGAAGAGCTGCGCTGCCATCCGAAATAGTTCTGCTCATTGTCGAGAAACTAGACCTTCCTACACTATGCTCATTTCTCAAAGCATTCCCAGATTTCGTGCCATTACTTTCCACGGTGCACTTTTCGATACGGGATGAGTCTGGAAACTGTATACTTCACATATTAGCAGCCGAAGGGGAACAGGAGCTTCTATTGCAAGTCTTGAGATGTAAAGTTGCATTACCTAACGCGAGAAACAAATACATGGATACACCGTTGTCGCTCGCAGTTTCCAGAGGACATTTGTTGGTTGTCGAGGCACTTCTAAATCGGCTCGACGTTGACACGAATTTTACAAACGACCGAGGCAGGACCTTACTTCATGTAGCTGCTCTAAACGGCCATGTGTCTGTAATGGAGATGCTGATACACTGGACGGGATTAGACATCAACGAGCAAGATGACCGTGGACAAACTGCCGTATCGCTTGCCGCGGAACATGGTCAGGAACGCGCAGTGGCATTTCTAGTAACGAAAGCTGATACAAAT CATGTAGAGATCAATGCGCTTGATCATCGGCGGAGCACGCCCCTTTGTTACGCAGCGTACAATGGGAACCCCTTTACGATTGAGCTTCTTATAGCACGAAATGATGTTGATCTTTATTGTGGGACGTACGATAATCGATTCCCCCTCTCGCTGGCAGTAGAGAGTGGAAACTGCACGACTATTAAGCTGTTGCTCAATCGAATGCGACAGCAAAATCCAAAGGTGACTGGAGAGGTTGACCACCAATTCAGCGCCGAGTTGAACAGGAGTGATTTATGGGGCCGAACACCGTTATTCATTGCTACCGAACAAGGACGTGAAGACATGGTAGGCTTGTTAGTTAGCCTTCCTGAGGTAGATGTCAACGCCCGTACAATACGCTATGGACAGGGCACAGCGCTAGCAAGCGCCGCCAAAAATGGCCGGGAGAATATAGTCCAGCTATTGCTCAGCCGAccagatattgatattggcGCTCGAGACATCCACGGGCGGACGCCTATCCAACTCGCAACTCTGGAGGGTCATAAGAGTATTGCGCTGATGTTGCAGAGATTCCATCTAGATCCGGACTCGGAAGTCTAG